In Luteipulveratus mongoliensis, the DNA window GCGCAGCGACTTCGACATCTTCTGCCCGTCCGAGCCCAGCACGATGCCGTGACAGATGACCGAGCTGAAGGCCGGCTTGTCGAACAAGCCGGTCGCCAGGATGTGCAGCATGTAGAACCAGCCGCGTGTCTGCCCGATGTACTCGACGATGAAGTCGGCCGGGAAGTGGTGCTCGAACCAGTCGGCGTTCTCGAACGGATAGTGCACCTGGGCGTACGACATCGACCCCGAGTCGAACCAGACGTCGAGGACGTCCTCGACGCGGCGCATCGTCGAGTTCCCTGACGGGTCATCGGGATTGGGCCGCGTGAGCTCGTCGATGTACGGCCGGTGCAGGTCCTCGAGGCGCACGCCGAAGTCGCGCTCGAGCTCGTCGAACGAACCGTAGACGTCGATGCGCGGGTACTCGGGGTTGTCCGACTTCCAAACGGGAACAGGACTGCCCCAGAAGCGATTACGGGTGATTGACCAGTCGCGAGCATTGGCGATCCACTTGCCGAACTGGCCGTCCTTGACGTTGTCCGGCACCCAGGTGATCTCCTGGTTGAGCTCGAGCATCCGGTTCTTGATCTTGGTGACCTCGACGAACCAGCTGCTCACCGCCATGTAGATCAGCGGACGCCGACAGCGCCAGCAGTGCGGGTAGGAGTGGTCGTAGGACTCTCGGCGCAGCAGCACCGTGCCCTCGGTCGTCGCTCCGGCCTCGGCCGCGCCTTTGGTGCGCGCTTTGAGGTCGTCGATGATGTGCGGGTTGGCATCGAAGACCTGCATGCCTTCGTACTCCGCCACCGGATAGGTGAAGCACCCGTCCGGGCCGACCGGGATGACCGGCTTGATGCCCTCGCGGTCGGTGACGGCCATGTCCTCCTCACCGAACGCGCCGGCGCTGTGCACCAGCCCGGTGCCGTCCTCGGTGGTGACGAAGTCGGCCTCGACGACCTTGAAGGCGTTCTCGTGACCCTCGAAGTAGGTGAACGGCGGCGTGTAGGAACGGCCGATCAGGTCCGCACCGGTCAGCCGCTCCACGACATGTGAGGCCCAGTCGGCCTTCGCATCGCCGAACAGCTCCTTGGCGTACGACGCCACGCGGGCCTCCGCGACGACGTACCGCTCCGTCGTGCCCGTGAAGTCGGACTCGACCACGACGTAGTCGATGTCGGGGCGCACCATGATCGCGAGGTTGGACGGCAGGGTCCACGGCGTCGTGGTCCAGATGAGCGCGAGTTCGCCTGTCTCCAAACGAAGTCCGACGGTGACGGCCGGGTCCTGGCGGATCTGGTAGACGTCGTCGTCCATCCGCAGCTCGTGGTTGGACAGCGGGGTCTGGTCGTTCCAGCAGTAGGGCAGGACGCGGAAGCCTTCGTAGATCAGGCCCTTGTCGTACAGCTGCTTGAACGCCCAGATCACCGACTCCATGAAGGTCGGGTTGAGTGTCTTGTAGTCGTTCTCGAAGTCGACCCAGCGGCCCATCCGCTTGACGTAGGACTCCCACTCAGCGGTGTAGCGCAGCACCGACTCGCGAGCCGCGGCGTTGAACTTGTCGATCCCCATCTCGAGGATCTCTTCCTTGGTCTTCAGACCGAGCTGGCTCATCGCCTCGAGCTCAGCCGGCAGGCCGTGGGTGTCCCAGCCGAAGCGCCGCTCGACCCGGCGGCCACGCATCGTCTGGTAGCGCGGGATGAGGTCCTTGACGTAGCCCGTCAGCAGGTGGCCGTAGTGCGGCAGGCCGTTGGCGAACGGCGGGCCGTCGTAGAAGACGAACTCGTTGTCGCCGTCGATGCCGGGATCGC includes these proteins:
- the ileS gene encoding isoleucine--tRNA ligase — encoded protein: MTYPKVDLSSDDQTPQGVSATPRFPDIEQGVLAYWESDDTFRTSVEQRDPGIDGDNEFVFYDGPPFANGLPHYGHLLTGYVKDLIPRYQTMRGRRVERRFGWDTHGLPAELEAMSQLGLKTKEEILEMGIDKFNAAARESVLRYTAEWESYVKRMGRWVDFENDYKTLNPTFMESVIWAFKQLYDKGLIYEGFRVLPYCWNDQTPLSNHELRMDDDVYQIRQDPAVTVGLRLETGELALIWTTTPWTLPSNLAIMVRPDIDYVVVESDFTGTTERYVVAEARVASYAKELFGDAKADWASHVVERLTGADLIGRSYTPPFTYFEGHENAFKVVEADFVTTEDGTGLVHSAGAFGEEDMAVTDREGIKPVIPVGPDGCFTYPVAEYEGMQVFDANPHIIDDLKARTKGAAEAGATTEGTVLLRRESYDHSYPHCWRCRRPLIYMAVSSWFVEVTKIKNRMLELNQEITWVPDNVKDGQFGKWIANARDWSITRNRFWGSPVPVWKSDNPEYPRIDVYGSFDELERDFGVRLEDLHRPYIDELTRPNPDDPSGNSTMRRVEDVLDVWFDSGSMSYAQVHYPFENADWFEHHFPADFIVEYIGQTRGWFYMLHILATGLFDKPAFSSVICHGIVLGSDGQKMSKSLRNYPDVNEVFDRDGADAMRWFLMQSPILRGGNLVVTEQGIRDGVRQVLMPLWSSWYFFSLYANAAGYEAKSATESTDVVDRYLLAKLRDLVEDVQSQLDEYDVAGACESVHGFLDVLTNWYIRRSRERFWGTGDEGSAHAAFDTLYTALETVTRVAAPLLPFTTEQIWRGLTGGRSVHLTDWPDASVLPADAELVAAMDRAREVCSTTLSVRKAEQLRVRLPLAGVTVVTAEAASLKPFAAVVADEVNVREVTLIDIADASASDFGVSQRLVVNARAAGPRLGKEVQVAIKGSKTGDWSVAEDGAVTSGGLTLQEGEYALETVVDEAAGSASRAVQMLPGGGFVVLDTEVTQELAQEGLARDVIRAVQEARRKAGLEVTDRISLAVTGDDEVWQATVSHQELIMRETLATQFGSAGAGHSLGEGRGQESKVGDGLTVTIEVKKVAS